From a region of the Candidatus Eisenbacteria bacterium genome:
- a CDS encoding adenylosuccinate synthetase, whose product GAATGLGLAPRQLAKVIGIAKAYTTRVGNGPMPTEFAPALADRFRRQAGEFGATTGRPRRCGWLDLVLLRHAVRVNGIQEVCLTKLDVLRGFRSLKIATAYRRGRRTLRTPPLDAREWNDCRPVYRSMKGWSEPVTGARAWKELPAAARDYVEGIEESIGAPIRILSLGPGRESTFPMPKVRSTGKGIAARRR is encoded by the coding sequence CGGGGCGGCGACCGGCCTGGGGCTCGCGCCGAGGCAGCTCGCCAAGGTGATCGGGATCGCGAAGGCTTACACCACGCGTGTCGGCAACGGGCCGATGCCGACGGAGTTCGCGCCCGCGCTGGCCGATCGCTTCCGCCGCCAGGCGGGGGAGTTCGGCGCCACGACAGGAAGGCCGCGCCGCTGCGGTTGGCTGGACCTCGTCCTTCTTCGTCACGCCGTCCGCGTCAACGGGATCCAGGAGGTCTGCCTGACGAAGCTCGATGTCCTGCGGGGATTCCGCTCGCTCAAGATCGCGACGGCCTACCGGCGCGGCAGGCGGACCCTGCGGACCCCTCCGCTCGACGCGAGGGAGTGGAACGACTGCCGGCCCGTCTATCGCTCGATGAAGGGATGGAGCGAGCCCGTGACGGGCGCCCGCGCCTGGAAGGAGCTTCCCGCCGCGGCCCGCGACTATGTGGAGGGAATCGAGGAATCGATCGGGGCGCCGATCCGGATCCTCTCCCTGGGGCCGGGCCGGGAATCGACCTTCCCGATGCCCAAGGTCCGCTCCACGGGCAAGGGCATTGCAGCAAGGCGAAGGTAG